AAAAAGCAAATAACACGAAAAAATTAAAAGAGATGATTGATGCTATCCTTGAATAAAGACAAAATTAAAATCGTACTGCTTGAAGGAATCGATCCGAATTCTGTTCAATTTTTTAATGAATGTGGCTATCGAAATGTTGAGTTGATCGGCAAAGCCTTGGAAGGGCCGGATTTGGCGGCTGTTTTAAAAGAGGCTTTTATCTTGGGAATCCGTTCGAGAACACAGTTAAATCTAGAAATTTTACTGCAAGCCCCTAAACTTTTTGCTATCGGATGTTATTGTATTGGAACAAACCAAGTGGCTTTGACCGATGCTGCAAGCCGGGGAATCCCTGTGTTCAATGCCCCTCATGCAAACACTCGCTCTGTCGCAGAACTTGTGATTGGGTGGACGATCATGCTGATGCGCCGCATTTTTGAAAAAAATCACCTGGCTCATGAAGGAAAATGGAAAAAGACAGCTTTTGGAAGCCATGAAGTACGCGGGAAGATCATGGGGATTGTAGGGTATGGGCATATTGGATCCCAAGTATCGGTTCTGGCTGAGGCGATGGGGATGCAGGTGATCTATTATGATATTGTGGGCAAGCTTCCCCTTGGCAATGCTCGGCCAGCCCAAAGCTTAGAAGAGCTTTTACAAAAATCTGATATTGTCACGCTTCACGTTCCTGAATCAGCTCAGACCAAAAATTTGTTGGATGCTGAGCGGATGGAATTAATGAAAAAAGGGGGGTGCCTGATCAATGCCAGCAGGGGAACGACGGTCGATCTCGATGCACTTAAACAGTTTTTAGATCGAGGGCATCTTGCTGGAGCAGCACTGGATGTTTTTCCGAAAGAGCCGGAAGGGGAAGCAGTGGAATTCAATAGCCCTTTGAGAGGAGATCCTCGAGTGATTATCACACCTCATATTGGAGGGTCGACAGAAGAGGCGCAGAGTCAAATTGGTAGCGAAGTTAGCCGTAAGCTTGTTCAGTACAGCGATTGGGGAAGCACGGAAGGAGCTGTGAATTTTCCTTCTCTTTCACTGCCTAAGCATCAAAAAACGCATCGTATTCTTAACATCCACAAAAATGCTCCAGGCATGATCCGAGAGATCAATGCTGCAGTTGCCGGTGAGGGGATTAATGTGCAAAGTCAATATTTACTGACAAATATGGAGATCGGATATGTTGTTTTGGATATAGAAAAAGCTGTATCCAGCCGATTAAAAGAAAAAATTCAACAGTTAGAAGGCTCTATACGCACACGAATTTTGTATTGATCCCCTATTGTCAGGAAATGATGAAAACCGCTAAAATGCGAGCCTCTGCGGTTTTCCGGTTTTCATGAAAAAAATCTATTTCTTCCTATTGATTTTGCTGACTTCTATTGAACTGTGTGCAATCGAACACGGTTCCACTGCCCATTATTATGTTGGCGAATTAGGGGAAAAATGGCAATTTCCAAGCGATCATTTGCCTGTGGGTTTGTCTGTAGGCGATATCCATTTAGCTTTATGGAATACGTTGAATACCCGCTATCTTTATCATATCCATGCGAATCATCAGGGGTTGAAGGGAAGTTTAATCACGACAGCTAATATTCCTGAGGATGCGCACTCCAAATTGACGATGAGAGAAGAGGCTGTTATAGACCTTGTACTTGGTATGGTGCATCACGCGGTTTTTCCACGCTCTTTGATCGCGCTGCAGGAAGTCGGCAACGAAGTTTACGAAGAGCTCAGGAACCGTTTGCCGGAAAAGATGGCCTTTGTCACAGCTTTTCCA
This genomic window from Waddlia chondrophila WSU 86-1044 contains:
- the serA gene encoding phosphoglycerate dehydrogenase; the protein is MLSLNKDKIKIVLLEGIDPNSVQFFNECGYRNVELIGKALEGPDLAAVLKEAFILGIRSRTQLNLEILLQAPKLFAIGCYCIGTNQVALTDAASRGIPVFNAPHANTRSVAELVIGWTIMLMRRIFEKNHLAHEGKWKKTAFGSHEVRGKIMGIVGYGHIGSQVSVLAEAMGMQVIYYDIVGKLPLGNARPAQSLEELLQKSDIVTLHVPESAQTKNLLDAERMELMKKGGCLINASRGTTVDLDALKQFLDRGHLAGAALDVFPKEPEGEAVEFNSPLRGDPRVIITPHIGGSTEEAQSQIGSEVSRKLVQYSDWGSTEGAVNFPSLSLPKHQKTHRILNIHKNAPGMIREINAAVAGEGINVQSQYLLTNMEIGYVVLDIEKAVSSRLKEKIQQLEGSIRTRILY